A stretch of Gossypium hirsutum isolate 1008001.06 chromosome A06, Gossypium_hirsutum_v2.1, whole genome shotgun sequence DNA encodes these proteins:
- the LOC107937346 gene encoding trihelix transcription factor ASIL1: protein MDNVEDNARHPSNPYDVGHQPGYGSSNHQKLSVRNNPYVRPTGNQYVVDDEEEEEEENDEDLEEEENRNRNNGVRYVGKDMDDVDDDDNDELDDEEDGDEDDYDENGDKQKGYDGKNDDVDMERHPKKRKLKSLLSSYEFAPRVPAPAVSAPSVPKPSFGGRNSLTDWTERETFVLLDAWGDLFLRRGRKSLRSEEWQEVAEKVSEVSKIERTDTQCRNRLDTLKKKYKKEKAMLAETGGTSSKWVYFKKMDMLMSTPPQQGGLSCGLDSGEYVFMNPRVYLNRANGLDEMRDSPADSDSADSEEDVSDGLPPKKRKFGRQYDEGCSFRLLADLIQKFSDTYEKIEDSKRQQMLELEKMRMDFHRELEMQKQHIMERAQAEIAKIQQQADDDENEKASG, encoded by the coding sequence ATGGATAACGTTGAGGATAATGCTAGACACCCTTCAAATCCATATGATGTTGGTCACCAGCCAGGTTACGGTTCTTCAAATCATCAAAAGCTTTCTGTAAGAAATAATCCGTATGTGAGACCAACGGGGAATCAATATGTTGTTGATGATGAagaagaggaggaagaagaaaatgatgaagATTTGGAAGAGGAGGAAAATCGGAACCGAAATAATGGTGTTCGGTATGTAGGAAAAGATATGgatgatgttgatgatgatgacAATGACGAGCTTGATGATGAGGAAGATGGGGATGAGGATGATTACGATGAAAACGGTGATAAACAGAAAGGTTATGATGGAAAGAACGATGATGTTGACATGGAGAGGCACCCCAAGAAGAGGAAATTGAAGAGTTTGTTGTCGAGTTATGAGTTTGCTCCTCGAGTTCCAGCACCAGCAGTTTCAGCTCCTTCAGTGCCAAAGCCCTCATTCGGTGGGAGAAATTCTCTTACGGATTGGACTGAGCGTGAGACATTTGTTTTGCTAGATGCATGGGGTGACCTTTTTCTTCGACGTGGGAGAAAGAGTCTTCGGTCTGAGGAATGGCAAGAAGTTGCAGAGAAGGTTTCGGAGGTTTCAAAGATTGAAAGGACCGACACCCAGTGTCGTAATCGATTAGATACGTTGAAGAAGAAGTATAAGAAGGAGAAAGCTATGCTGGCAGAGACTGGTGGTACTTCTAGCAAATGGGTTTATTTCAAGAAGATGGATATGTTAATGTCTACTCCTCCGCAGCAGGGTGGGCTCTCTTGTGGTTTGGACTCAGGTGAGTATGTATTCATGAACCCCAGAGTTTATTTGAACCGTGCAAATGGTTTAGATGAAATGAGGGATAGTCCAGCAGATTCAGATTCTGCTGACAGTGAAGAGGATGTCTCAGATGGACTCccaccaaaaaaaagaaaatttgggaggCAATATGACGAGGGTTGTTCTTTCAGATTGCTTGCTGATTTGATCCAAAAGTTCAGCGATACATACGAAAAGATTGAGGATAGTAAAAGGCAGCAGATGTTGGAGTTAGAGAAGATGAGAATGGATTTTCACAGGGAGTTAGAAATGCAGAAGCAACACATCATGGAACGAGCGCAGGCCGAAATTGCAAAAATACAGCAGCAGGCTGACGATGACGAGAATGAGAAGGCAAGCGGGTAA
- the LOC107937345 gene encoding pentatricopeptide repeat-containing protein At3g16010 gives MKTIMLPAFALRRCISTSACLCQRIKQTDNEIVQMFQLPAPENEMRDWAFNRNFPKKNPYARTLDKRFIRILKIFKWGPDAEKTLEVLKLKVDHQLVREVLMIDVEINVKIQFFKWAGKRRNFEHDSTTYLALIHCLDEAGLVGEMWKTIQDMVRSTCVVGPAELSEIMRILGKAKMVNKALSIFYQIKSRKCKPTASTYNAIILMLMQEGHREKVHELYNEMCNEGNCLLDTITYTALMSTFSKLGRHDSAIRLFEEMKENGLQPTPKIYTTLIEIYFKLGRTESALGLFQEMTGNGCSPTVFTYTELIKGLGKAGRVEDAYGIFMNMLKGGKPDVVLINNMINILGKAGRLEDALKLFNEMKSWRCVPNVVTYNTIIKALFDNKAPISEASSLFDKMKADGVFPSSFTYSILIDGFCKANRVEKALLFLEEMDEKGFPPCPAAYCSLINSLGKAKRYEAASELFQELKENCGHSSARVYAVMIKLFGKCGHLSKAVDLFNEMKKLGCNPDVYTYNALMSGMIRAGMIDEAHSLLRTMEENGCTPDLNSHNIILNGLARTGGPKRAIEMLTKMKNLKIKPDAVSYNTVLGCLSRAGMFEEASKLMKEMKASGFEYDLITYSSILEAVGKVDEDNNLTAF, from the exons ATGAAAACTATAATGCTGCCGGCGTTTGCTTTGAGGCGATGTATATCGACTTCGGCTTGCCTCTGCCAAAGAATCAAGCAAACAG ATAATGAGATAGTGCAGATGTTCCAGTTGCCTGCTCCAGAGAATGAAATGCGGGACTGGGCTTTTAACCGGAATTTTCCGAAGAAGAATCCTTATGCTCGAACATTGGACAAGAGGtttataagaattttaaaaatatttaagtgGGGGCCTGATGCAGAGAAGACATTGGAAGTGCTAAAGCTGAAGGTGGATCATCAGTTGGTTCGAGAGGTTTTGATGATAGATGTAGAGATTAATGTCAAGATCCAGTTCTTCAAGTGGGCTGGGAAAAGAAGGAATTTTGAACATGATTCTACAACATACTTGGCTTTGATTCATTGTTTAGATGAAGCGGGACTTGTTGGTGAAATGTGGAAAACTATCCAAGACATGGTCCGGAGTACGTGTGTTGTTGGTCCTGCTGAATTATCCGAAATTATGAGAATATTAGGCAAGGCTAAAATGGTGAACAAGGCTCTCTCCATCTTTTATCAGATTAAAAGCCGCAAGTGCAAGCCAACGGCTAGTACTTATAATGCTATAATCTtgatgttgatgcaagaaggacaCCGTGAAAAAGTTCATGAACTCTATAATGAGATGTGTAATGAGGGTAACTGTTTACTGGACACAATAACATACACTGCACTTATGTCCACTTTCAGTAAGTTAGGTCGTCATGATTCTGCCATTAGATTGTTTGAGGAAATGAAGGAGAATGGGTTGCAACCTACGCCAAAGATTTATACAACCTTGATTGAAATCTATTTTAAGCTAGGTAGGACTGAGTCAGCTTTAGGTCTATTCCAAGAGATGACAGGGAACGGCTGTAGCCCAACGGTTTTTACTTACACAGAGTTGATAAAGGGGCTTGGAAAAGCCGGAAGGGTTGAAGATGCCTATGGCATATTCATGAACATGTTAAAAGGTGGTAAGCCTGATGTTGTGCTTATTAACAATATGATTAACATTTTGGGCAAAGCAGGTCGATTGGAAGATGCTCTTAAGCTTTTCAATGAAATGAAGTCTTGGCGATGTGTACCTAATGTTGTAACATATAACACTATAATTAAAGCTTTATTTGACAACAAAGCCCCAATTTCCGAGGCATCATCGTTGTTTGATAAGATGAAGGCCGATGGTGTTTTTCCCAGTTCATTTACTTATTCAATTCTTATTGATGGTTTCTGCAAGGCAAACAGAGTTGAGAAAGCTTTATTATTCCTTGAAGAGATGGATGAAAAAGGCTTTCCTCCTTGTCCGGCTGCATATTGTAGCCTGATCAATAGTCTAGGGAAGGCAAAACGATATGAAGCAGCAAGTGAGCTATTTCAGGAATTGAAAGAGAATTGTGGACATTCAAGTGCTCGGGTTTATGCTGTGATGATAAAACTTTTTGGGAAGTGTGGCCATCTGAGTAAGGCTGTTGATCTATTCAATGAGATGAAGAAACTGGGATGCAACCCTGATGTTTATACTTACAATGCGCTGATGTCAGGGATGATAAGAGCAGGCATGATAGATGAAGCTCATTCCTTGCTGAGAACTATGGAAGAAAATGGTTGCACCCCAGACTTGAATTCTCACAATATCATTCTAAATGGCTTAGCTAGGACAGGTGGCCCAAAGCGGGCAATTGAAATGCTTACAAAGATGAAGAACTTAAAGATTAAACCAGACGCGGTATCTTACAATACGGTTCTTGGTTGTCTCAGCCGAGCTGGTATGTTTGAAGAGGCTTCCAAGTTAATGAAAGAGATGAAAGCAAGTGGGTTTGAATACGATCTCATCACCTACTCATCAATACTTGAGGCAGTTGGCAAGGTTGATGAAGATAATAATCTTACTGCTTTCTGA